Below is a window of Demequina muriae DNA.
TGGCGGCGATGGGCATCGCCCTCGTCGTGGCCGAGAGGCGCCTGCGCGGTGCCCGGGCCCGGGTGGGATCCACCGTTGCGGCGCGGACCGCGCCAGTCCCGGTGGCGCTGGGCCGGTGGGCGTGGGTGGCGCACGGCGGCCTCGCGGTTATGACGGCGCTGTCGCTCGGAGTGCCGCTCGGTGCGCTCGCGAAGTATCTGGTGCTGAGGACCGACACGTCCACGGCGGTGCGCGCCGAGGACCTGCTGGCGGATGCGGTCTCCACCGTCGGGCTGGCGGCGGCGGGAGCGGCCGTGGCGCTGGCGCTCGCGCTGCCCATCGGCATTCTCGCGGCACGGTACCGGTCGCGGCTGGCCACCGTCACCGAGTCGGCCAGCTACCTGGGGCTCGCCCTGCCGGGAATCGTCGTAGGACTGTCGCTCGTGTTCTTCTCGCTCAACGCGGCGCCGATGCTGTACCAGTCGATCTGGATGCTGGCATTCGCCTACGGAGTGCTGTTCCTGCCCAAGGCGGTGGGGGCCGTGCGATCGAGCATCGGTCAGGTGGAGCCCGGTCTCGAGGACGCCGCCCGCACGATGGGCCTCTCGCCGGCGAGGGTGTGGACCCGCGTGACCGCGCGCATCGCGTGGCCGGGCATCGGGGCCGGCGTGCTGCTGGTCGCCCTGACCGCCATGAAGGAGCTGCCGGCGACGCTCCTGCTGCGACCCACGGGCACGGAGACGCTGGCGACGTCCCTCTGGCGGCTCACGTCCGGAACGGCCTATGCCGCGGCGGCGCCGTACGCACTGGTCCTGATCCTGGTCGCCGCTGTGCCAGCCTTGCTGTTGACGCGAGAAGTCGCTGGCGGCAGACGTCGGCCCGAGGAGACGCTGTGAGTGAGCTGCAGGTGCGCAAGATCGTCGCGGGCTACGACTCCGTGCCCGTGCTCCGAGGTGTGTCCTTCACCGTGCCCCACGGCAGCCTCACCGCCGTGCTGGGCCCGTCGGGTTCGGGCAAGTCCACACTGCTGCGCGTCATCGCCGGACTGAACAGGCCCATCGAGGGCGCGATCGTGGTCGATGGCCGAGTCCTGTCCGGACCACGCGTGCACGTCGCGCCTGAGCGCCGGCGCATCGGTCTGGTTCCCCAGGACGCCGCGCTGTTCCCGCACCTCGACGTGCTCGCGAACGTGGGGTTCGGCCTGCCACGTGCGGCGCGCCGGGCCCAGGGCGCGCGCGACCTGCTCGAGATGGTCGGCATGGCCGACTATGCCACCCGCATGCCTGGTGAGCTGTCCGGCGGGCAGCGCCACCGCGTCGCTCTCGCGCGGGCACTGGCCACGGAGCCGGATGTGGTGCTGCTGGACGAGCCGTTCTCGGCGCTCGATGCAGCGCTGCGTGCCGAGGTGCGCGGCCAGGTCCGGCAGGTGCTGAGGCGCGCGCAGACGACCGCGGTGCTGGTGACGCACGATCAGGACGAGGCGCTGTCCATGGCGGACCAGGTGGTCGTGGTGGACGAGGGCCGGCTGGTGCAGGCCGGCAGCCCGGCCGAGATCTACGCGAAGCCGGTGTCCCGATGGCTCGCCCAGTTCGTGGGCGGCGCGCTGGTGCTGCCGGGCATCTGGGACGGCGGCGCAGTGGTCGGTCCCCTGGGGGCGGTGCCCGCCACGTTGGCCGACGGTCACGTGGCTCATGACGGCGACGCCGTCGACCTGGTCCTCAGGCCGGAGCAGCTGTCGCTGGGCGTGGCCAGTGAGGTCGCCGGGGGCGCCGGCGCGGGCGTGCGGGCCATGATCCGTGATGTCGCCTACTTCGGGCACGACGCCGTGGTCACCATGGACCTGCCCGCATGCGAGGAGCCGGTGCAGGCGCGCGTGCTCGGCGACCAGCGATGGCAGCCTGACAGCGAGGTGCTGGTGGGCGTGCGGTCGGCCGGGCTCGCATTCGCGCGATAGCGAGCAGCCCCGCGCGTCACCTCGACGCGGCGACGCACCCCGCCACATGGTCGTCCACGAGCCCACATGCCTGCATGAGCGCGTACATCGTGGTGGGG
It encodes the following:
- a CDS encoding ABC transporter ATP-binding protein produces the protein MSELQVRKIVAGYDSVPVLRGVSFTVPHGSLTAVLGPSGSGKSTLLRVIAGLNRPIEGAIVVDGRVLSGPRVHVAPERRRIGLVPQDAALFPHLDVLANVGFGLPRAARRAQGARDLLEMVGMADYATRMPGELSGGQRHRVALARALATEPDVVLLDEPFSALDAALRAEVRGQVRQVLRRAQTTAVLVTHDQDEALSMADQVVVVDEGRLVQAGSPAEIYAKPVSRWLAQFVGGALVLPGIWDGGAVVGPLGAVPATLADGHVAHDGDAVDLVLRPEQLSLGVASEVAGGAGAGVRAMIRDVAYFGHDAVVTMDLPACEEPVQARVLGDQRWQPDSEVLVGVRSAGLAFAR
- a CDS encoding ABC transporter permease, with amino-acid sequence MRLARHAATGGSEATLAPRRRLRAPSGRLVLAASAVVAAALAAIPLIYLVVRVAQAERSEVVEALWSPRIATLMVNTVGLVLAVSAACLVLGVAIAWLLVRTDLSGRRIWLVVTSLSLAVPSYVAAFGWIATTEVRGFWGAFIVLTLCNVPLVTLPTIAALRLANSASEDVARTLGRTRWQAFIEATWPQIRPAALAGVLLVALYVLSDFGSVALMRYQAFTWAIQVAYESLFDRTLAAVMSLVLAAMGIALVVAERRLRGARARVGSTVAARTAPVPVALGRWAWVAHGGLAVMTALSLGVPLGALAKYLVLRTDTSTAVRAEDLLADAVSTVGLAAAGAAVALALALPIGILAARYRSRLATVTESASYLGLALPGIVVGLSLVFFSLNAAPMLYQSIWMLAFAYGVLFLPKAVGAVRSSIGQVEPGLEDAARTMGLSPARVWTRVTARIAWPGIGAGVLLVALTAMKELPATLLLRPTGTETLATSLWRLTSGTAYAAAAPYALVLILVAAVPALLLTREVAGGRRRPEETL